Part of the Candidatus Brocadia sinica JPN1 genome, CCAAAATTTGCAGAGAAGTTAGAAACCTTACGGCAAAACTCGTTCAGTGATAATATCCAGCGAAATCTTCTTTTAGATGATAAGGAAAATAATGCCTTAATTCGTATCTGGAAATATAACAACAAAACGCAAAACATGCAGTCTGTATTTATCCTTGCTCGATATGAAAACAAAAAAAAGAAATTTACCATCAGCGCCGATGAAGGCAGGTGGCTGGGAGATAATACATGGCTGCTTACCAAGGTAGTAAAACATATTTATAATGAACGGGGAAAGTGGGTTGCACCCATACAACAAATTGATAGTATGGAATTTGAGTCTGCGATAACACCCGCGGATATTGGTAAAATAAAGCTGGACCCCAGTTTATTAAATTTTGAGCAATTAAAGGAACTCTGTAAAAACGAACCTGATAATCCGAGAAACAGGGTATTGTTTCATTCCAGGATTGCCTATACCCTTACGCACTTTGTGTTACTCCTGCTCGGTATACCACTTGTGGTAGGGTTTGAAAGATTAAGCAGAAATTTATTTTTGCGTGTTGGTCTGTGTGTCCTGATCTGTGGTATTTTTTATGCCATGTCTTTTGTCTGTTCCAACCTCGGCAACACGGGAATGATCCATCCCATATTGGCAGCGTGGTTACCCATAGTTATTTTTGGAACTGTCGGGTTGTTATTTTTTGATATGATGCATATGTAGTATAGGCGATAGAGACGGGCGGCCGTTCGCCCTCGCAAGAGCAGTATTTTCGGATATGGCAATGGGGGAGTGTACTATGGCCATAGGTGAATACATCCATGCCTTTTTAGACCTTTTTTATCCCCGATCCTGTTTGCATTGCAACTGCAATTTAAATAATTCGTATGAACTGTATCTTTGTGAGCATTGTAAAAGAAAAATCCCCTATATTAGTCATTCTTGTTGCATCCGATGCGGAGCTATCCTGGGACCCCATATCACGCCCAGGGCAAAAGAAGGTTGTGCGGCATGCAAAGGAAAATATCTCCCCTTTAACACCATTACCTCTGTTACTTATTACGACGACGCTATGAAAACATTAATCCATAAGTTTAAATACGCCAGGCAAAAATTCTTAGCCAGTGTGTTGAGCGATATTCTGATAACCCACGAAAGATTGAAAGAGGTCGTTCCGGATACTGATGTCATCGTGCCCGTGCCTCTTCATTGGTTAAAACAAATGCTTCGGGGTTTCAACCAGTCCGAGCTTTTGTCGCAGGGAATTCAGAGACATTTTTCAAAACCCGTGGCAATAAACAATCTCTGTCGTATTAAAAACACAGCGTCACAGACCCAACTTTCAAAAAATCAACGACAGAGAAATATCCACAATGCGTTTTTTATTAACCATCCTGGGTCGTTTAAGGGGAAAAAGGTGTTGCTCGTAGATGATGTATTAACCACCGGAGTAACCGCATCTGAGTGTTCAAAAAAACTAAAAGAAGCAGGCGCCGTTGCTGTTCATTTACTTATCCTGGCAACGGCGAGGCATCCTGAATAGATAATACAATCTTAATTTCCTTGACTGACAATTTTTAAAGAAGTACAATTATGCGTTTGAATGTATTAAGAGACTTTCACCTTTTCACGAAAGGATTCTCCCTTGGACAACATCACAATTGTTGCAAGGCATTTAAATATAACAGAAGCTATTAAAAATTATGCCCTGCAAAAAGCGAATAAAATAAAAAAGTTTTTTGAGCGGATTCTGCAGATACAGATTACCCTGGATATTGGTGGGGACAATGGTCATATTGTCGAAATGATTGTTTCAGTTTCGAAGGGACCTACGCTTGTTGCAGAGGTATCGAATCCCGATATGTATCGGGCAATTGATCTCGTGGTGGATAAGATCGAGGCCCAGCTGAAAAAGCACAAGGGTAAAATCCAATCCAGAATTGTCCGGAGAAAAAAACCTGCGATTACTGAAACGGAAGGTTTTGAAGGTATACCAGAAACAGAATGAAAAATAATTCGATCGGGAGGAGTTTTCTAGCATGAAATTAACTGATTTTATTGTGGAAGGCGCTATTATCACGGAAATAAAGGCCGCGGAAAAAGAGGCTGTAATTCGGGAGATGGTTTGCTCCCTTAAGGATGCAGAAAAAATCAATGCCAGGGATGTTGAAAATATCATTAAATCTCTCATGAAAAGGGAGGAATTGGGGAGCACCGGCATAGGGAAGGGCGTCGCTGTTCCTCATACAAAACATGATTCCGTAAAAAAGATTATGGGGACGATTGCGCGGTCAATGCAAGGCGTTGACTTTAATGCGCTGGACGGTGAACCAGTCCATCTCTTCTTTCTCCTGCTTTCCCCAAATGATTCTGCCGGGTCACATCTTGCTGCATTAGAAAGGATATCTACCGTTATAAGGGATAATGATTTCCGCCGATTTATGCGCGAGGCTAATGGCAAAGAGGGTATGATTGAAATATTGCACGAGGTCGATGGGATTCAGATTTAGTTACTCCTGGTAATAACACAACATGGATATTTACGTTAAAAATTCCACATTATTAGAGCGAAAAGTAAAAATCTCGAATTCTAACGGGATGCACGCGCGACCTGCCACCAAATTCTCGGAAATTGCAAATAAATATACTTCAGAAATCCGTATTAGAACAAAGAGTAAAGAGGTCGATGGCAAAAGCATTATTGAACTTTTAACCCTTGGCGCGGAGAACGGCACAGAAATAATCATTAGCGCAAAAGGACCTGATGCAGCAGAGGCGCTGGATGCCCTGGAGGGATTGGTTAAAAGCAAATTTGAAGAAGAATTTATGGAAATCAGAAAAGGGATCGCAGTCTCTCCGGGTGTAATTATCCGTGAGGCCTTCATGTTTGAAAGTGAAGGATACCGCATTCCCCGCCATATTATACGAAAAGAAGAGGTCGAGGGTGAAGTATACAGGCTCGAAAAGGCCATCGAAGATTCAAAAAAGGAAATACATGATTTAGAGCAGAAGGTTTCTGAAAATTTAGGTTCTGAAATCGGGTCGATCTTTGGCACCCACCGAATGGTATTACAGGATGTCCGTTTAAAAAATGAAATTATTGAAAAAATAAAGAAAACCAACTTTACACCGGAATTTGCCGTATCGCTTGCCTTGCGTGTATACATCAGAAAATTTCAGGACGTTCATGACTCTTATCTGGCAGAAAGAGTGACGGACATCTTTGATATTGAGCGGCGACTTTTAAGAAATTTGTTAGGAGAAAAGAGAGAGGAACTAAAGAATCTTGCTGAAGAAGTGGTATTGGTGGCACACGACCTTACCCCTTCTCAAACTGCTTCGCTCGACACGGAAAAAGTCAAGGGATTTGCCACTGACGTAGGCGGAAGGACCTCTCATACTGCTATCGTTGCCCGCGCCTTAGGCATACCAGCTGTTGTCGGGCTTGGCACTATCACCACAGACGTCTTTGGGGGTGATACGGTAATTGTAGACGGTAATAGTGGCATTGTTATTGTCAGGCCAGACGCAGAAACCCTGGCAACATACCAAAGCAAGGTCAAGAGCATACATGTCTTTGAAGAAAAATTAGCCACTGAGCTTAAGGATCAACCTTCAACCACGCGGGATGGCAAGCATATTTCCATTTTCGGCAATATCGAATTCCCAAAAGAAACCGGTCTGAACGTAAAATATGGCGCCGAGGGAATAGGCCTTTATAGGACGGAATTTCTCTATTTAGGCGCATCCAGTCCTCCAACAGAAGAGGAGCATCTCGAGGCATACACTGCTGTCGTGCGAGAATTAAAGGATAAGCCTGTTATCATTCGAACACTCGATCTTGGCGCCGACAAATTCGATTATTTGGATGACCGGAAGGAAGGAAACCCTTTCCTGGGATGTCGTTCCATACGTTATTGCTTCGAAAATCCATCCATATTTAAGATACAACTGAGAGCCATTTTAAGGGCTTCTGTGCTGGGTAATGTGAAAATATTATTTCCCCTCATTTCTTCTCTCCAGGAGTTGCGGCGCGCAAAGCAAATAGTTTGGGAAACTATGGAAGAATTAGATAAGGAAAATATCCCCTTTAATAAAAACATTGATATGGGAATTATGCTCGAAGTCCCTTCCTCTGTCATTATTGCAGATACCTTAGCAAAGGAATGTGATTTCTTCAGTATCGGCACCAATGACCTTATCCAATACTCTTTGGCTGTCGATAGAAATAATGAACGGGTGGCGTATCTGTATTGCCCCGTGCATCCTGCCATCTTGAGACTTTTAAAACTTGCAATAACGGCAGCAGAAGAGAATAACATCCCGGTTGGAATATGCGGGCAAATGGGAAGTGAGATTGAATATACCGCTCCCCTTATCGGGTTGGGACTTACCGAGTTTAGTGTAGCCCCAGCAACGATTATACCGGAAATAAAAAAAATTGTCCGTTCGATTACTTTTGAAAAAGCAAAAGAGATAGCAGAAACGGCTTATCACTTTGACGACCCTGAAAAAACCATTAATTATCTCAGAAATATTGCTATTGACATATTGCCGGAGATTTTTGAGGGACAAAAATATCCTTGACAGCAAGAAACGGCATGATTAGAATTTTACATAAGTAGTTTGAATTATTAGAGTTGAACTTTTTTTGAACGGCTGATTAATTATAGCAAAGATACGTATTCGATTTCATAAATTAGGCGATATTCGCTTTATTTCTCATCACGATTTGATGAAGGTCTTTGAACGGGCTATTAGAAGGGCTAACATACCTATCGCGATGTCCAAGGGTTTTAACCCTCACCCGAAATTGTCTATCCCCATAGCATTGAGTGTTGGAATAGCCGGCAAAGATGAAGTTTTGGAACTAGAATTGCCTGAATCGATGCCTCCTGAGATTTTGGCCGAGCGTTTAGGTCGGCAGCTGCCAAAGGGTATTCATATTCTTTCAGGGGAGGCTATGCCATGTTCCCCAAGGAGTTCGGTTTGTGATGTATTGTATGAGGTTGTTTTTAAAGATCCGGGCCTTCCCACGACGGAAAGGATTAGCGAATTTTTACAACAATCGTCGATTATTGTAAACCGCACAAAGGATGGATATTCAAAACCTTTTGATATTCGACCTTCTATTCAGGAAATCACGGTAACGCCCAACGGGTTAATTTTGTCGATAAAAATGGAATCAGAAGGCATGGCAAGACCAGAAGAGGTAATCCATTCCTTATGTGGAAACGAGAAAAAAGGGCTCTTTGAAATTACGAGGATAAAGGTCAACCTGTCTTCTTCTGCCTAGCAAAGGGAAATAATCATGGATAAGAGGATGCTTATTAATGCAGTTGAACCTGAAGAATGCCGCATTGCCATCTTAGAAAATAATATTCTGGAAGAACTTTACATTGAAAGGAGTTCACGGGAACAAATTGCAGGCAATATTTACAAGGGAAGGGTTGTTAATATTGAACCCAGTATTGAAGCGGCTTTTGTTGATATCGGACTCAAAAAAAATGGATTTCTCCATGCATCGGACATTTTGATTCCCACCGAGAACGGGAGCCATGCATCAGATGCTGATACCCATGCCAGACCCCATCGGGAATTCCGTAAGATAAGGGATATTTTGCATCAGGGACAAGAAGTGCTGGTTCAGGTGACAAAGGAAAGTATCGGCACAAAGGGTCCTAGTCTGACAACGTATATCAGTCTGCCGGGAAGGTATCTGGTCTTGATGCCGGATGTGCCCCGCCACGGAGTTTCCAGAAAAATTGCGAGTGAAGAGGAACGGCAAAGGTTAAAAAAAATACTTGAGGGATTGAATCCTCCCGCTAATGTCGGTTTCATCATACGAACGGCAGGGGCGCAGCAGACCAAAAAAGAGATCCACAAGGACTTTCATTATCTGTTAAAACTATGGAAAAACATTGAAAAACGATCAAAAAGCGTCAGTACCCCGGCAACTATTTATCAGGAAAGTGATCTGGTAATTCGGGCTATCAGAGACATATTTTCACCTGACATACAGGAAATCATCGTAGACACGGAAGCCGTATATGAAAGAACACGTGATTTCCTTCGCATGATTATGCCCAAATATGAAAGACATTTGACCCTTTACAGTGAGGATAAGCCATTATTTCATAAATATAATATTGAAAAAGAGATTGAGGAGATAAACTGTAAAAAAATCCGCTTGCCTCGCGGGGGCTCAATCGTGATTGAACAGACTGAGGCGCTTGTTGCAATTGATGTCAATAGCGGCAAATTTAAAGAAGAAAGCGACCCGGAGGAAACGGCCTTTAAAACCAATCTCAAAGCTGCAAGGGAAATTGCGCGTCAGATACGATTAAGGGACCTGGGCGGTGTAATTGTAATTGACTTTATTGACATGAGGACGGAATCGCACAATCATGCTATTGAAAAGGTTGTTGCAGAAGCCCTGAAAAGGGACAAGGCGCGAACAAAGATGCTGAAGATGTCAAAATTTGGCACCATTGAACTTACCCGTCAAAGGATCCGGTCGAGTCTGCGGGATGTCCTTTTTGAGGAATGTAAGCTTTGCGGCGGCACCGGCTATGCCAAAACAGTTGAAAGCCTTTGTTTAAATGCCATGAGAGCCCTGAAGTTTGCTATCCATTCGCCTCAGATTGCCAGAATTGAAATCATTGCGAACCATGAGGTCGCAAATTATTTGCAAAATCAAAAAAGGAAGCAAATGATAGAAATCGAAGAGTCCTATAATAAAAAGATACATATTTTTAGCACAACGAATCACGAATACGGTAAAATAGATATTCGTTACTTCAATCAGAAAGATGAACTTGTTACCATATAATTTTTTAACAGGGAAAGGAGAAATGAATAAATGTACGCAATAGTAAAAGACAGAGGGAAACAATACAAGGTAAGGGCCGGTGAGCATCATCTCATCGACCTGAAAGCTGATACCCAAATCGGACAAATTTTGGAATTTCATGACGTATTAGTATGTTCAAATGATGAGGGGAACACGACCTTTGGGGCTGAAGCTAATAAAAATGCAAAAGTTATTGCGGAAGTTGAAGGCATAAAAAAGGGGGTAAAATCTATGACCATAAAATTCCGCAGGAGGAAGGAATCGATGAGCAGAAGAGGGCACCGGGAAAAATATACCCGGATAAAAATTAAAGAAATCATCTGTGGGTAAATCAGTTGTTGTTACGAGTATTTACATATATTTCAAAACGGAGGGAGTAACATGGCACATAAAAAGGGACAAGGTTCCTCAAAGAACGGAAGAGACAGTAATCCGCAAATGCGGGGCGTAAAAAGATTCGGCGGACAATTTGTTACTGCCGGCTCTATAATCGTCCGCCAATGTGGAACAAAGTTCAAACCTGGAATGAATGTTGGCATTGGAAGAGATGACACCCTTTTTTCCAAGATAGACGGTACGGTAAAATTTGAAACAAGACACCGTGTAAGCGTCTATTCAAAGCCCAATTAATTATCGTTCAATACAAGGAGTTTTTATAATAGGGTGCCCTGGCGTGCACCCTTTCTCTTTTCTAAAGTATGTTTGTTGACGAAGCTGTTATATTTGTAAAGGGGGGTAGCGGGGGAAACGGTTGTGTAAGTTTCCGGAGGGAGAAATACGTCCCTCATGGAGGACCCGACGGCGGGGACGGAGGGAAAGGGGGAGATGTTATACTTCGCGTCAGCACGAAGATAGATACACTACTCGACCTCACCTCCCGGGTAAAACATATCGCGGGGAGCGGGGCACATGGAAAGGGTTCCACGAAAAAAGGCAAAAATGGGAAAGATCTTATTATAGACTTACCCAGAGGAACGATAATTAAAGATAAAGAAAGCGGACGTATTTTGAAAGATATGAGTAGCGGTGGGGAAAGCATTGTTATTGCACGAGGCGGAAGAGGGGGAAGAGGGAATAAACATTTTGCAACTTCCACCAATCAGGTTCCACGCCGGGCAGAAAAAGGGAGGCCGGGAGAAGAACGATGGTTGGCCATTGAACTGAAATTACTTGCGGATGTCGGACTTATTGGAATGCCCAATGCGGGAAAATCAACACTACTCGCCCGCATATCGGCTGCCAGACCTAAAATTGCCGATTATCCGTTTACCACGCTGCAACCTCAATTAGGGATCGTGGAGGTAGAGAATTACCGAAGATTCGTTGTCGCCGACATACCCGGACTCATTGAAGGGGCACATAAGGGGATAGGGCTTGGGGATGAATTCCTCCGTCATATCGAAAGGACAAAACTATTAGTCCATCTTTTGGATGTGTCTCCCGTTGCGGGTGCAAATCCTGCGGACGCATATTATATTGTCCGGAACGAATTAAGACAATACAACCCCAGCCTTGCTGAAAAACCAGAAATTGTCATTGCAAATAAAATGGATCTTTTAGATGCAGAGACTGGTATCAGGTGTATTCAAACCCTGGAAGAAAAAATATCCAAACCGGTCTGTCCTGTCTCCATGGTTACGGGCAAAAATGTCGGCACAATGACAAATATGATTGTAAGCGCATTAAATGAGATTCAGGCCAGCACAAACCAACCTGTATGTTGTTAGCAATCGACATTGGTAATACAAATATTCACGTTGGTATATTCGAAGGAGACATCTTACAGTCTGCTCATACCGTAAAAGATGAGCGCCCGCCCCAGACAAATTTAACAAAAATTCTCAATCCTGCTGTCTTAAACGAAGCACAGGCTGTTGTCATCGCATCTGTCAACCCAAAGGCAGAAGCATTCGTCATTGAAACTATCCGGAAACATCTGCCGGTAAAACCCCAAATTATCGGGAAGGACATTCCCATTCCTATCCCGGTTCTGACGGAACATCCGGAAAAGGTGGGCGTAGACCGGTTGGTAAATGCAATTGCCGCATTTGAACGGACA contains:
- a CDS encoding TIGR03936 family radical SAM-associated protein, with the protein product MRFHKLGDIRFISHHDLMKVFERAIRRANIPIAMSKGFNPHPKLSIPIALSVGIAGKDEVLELELPESMPPEILAERLGRQLPKGIHILSGEAMPCSPRSSVCDVLYEVVFKDPGLPTTERISEFLQQSSIIVNRTKDGYSKPFDIRPSIQEITVTPNGLILSIKMESEGMARPEEVIHSLCGNEKKGLFEITRIKVNLSSSA
- the rplU gene encoding 50S ribosomal protein L21 encodes the protein MYAIVKDRGKQYKVRAGEHHLIDLKADTQIGQILEFHDVLVCSNDEGNTTFGAEANKNAKVIAEVEGIKKGVKSMTIKFRRRKESMSRRGHREKYTRIKIKEIICG
- a CDS encoding Rne/Rng family ribonuclease, coding for MDKRMLINAVEPEECRIAILENNILEELYIERSSREQIAGNIYKGRVVNIEPSIEAAFVDIGLKKNGFLHASDILIPTENGSHASDADTHARPHREFRKIRDILHQGQEVLVQVTKESIGTKGPSLTTYISLPGRYLVLMPDVPRHGVSRKIASEEERQRLKKILEGLNPPANVGFIIRTAGAQQTKKEIHKDFHYLLKLWKNIEKRSKSVSTPATIYQESDLVIRAIRDIFSPDIQEIIVDTEAVYERTRDFLRMIMPKYERHLTLYSEDKPLFHKYNIEKEIEEINCKKIRLPRGGSIVIEQTEALVAIDVNSGKFKEESDPEETAFKTNLKAAREIARQIRLRDLGGVIVIDFIDMRTESHNHAIEKVVAEALKRDKARTKMLKMSKFGTIELTRQRIRSSLRDVLFEECKLCGGTGYAKTVESLCLNAMRALKFAIHSPQIARIEIIANHEVANYLQNQKRKQMIEIEESYNKKIHIFSTTNHEYGKIDIRYFNQKDELVTI
- the ptsP gene encoding phosphoenolpyruvate--protein phosphotransferase, translated to MDIYVKNSTLLERKVKISNSNGMHARPATKFSEIANKYTSEIRIRTKSKEVDGKSIIELLTLGAENGTEIIISAKGPDAAEALDALEGLVKSKFEEEFMEIRKGIAVSPGVIIREAFMFESEGYRIPRHIIRKEEVEGEVYRLEKAIEDSKKEIHDLEQKVSENLGSEIGSIFGTHRMVLQDVRLKNEIIEKIKKTNFTPEFAVSLALRVYIRKFQDVHDSYLAERVTDIFDIERRLLRNLLGEKREELKNLAEEVVLVAHDLTPSQTASLDTEKVKGFATDVGGRTSHTAIVARALGIPAVVGLGTITTDVFGGDTVIVDGNSGIVIVRPDAETLATYQSKVKSIHVFEEKLATELKDQPSTTRDGKHISIFGNIEFPKETGLNVKYGAEGIGLYRTEFLYLGASSPPTEEEHLEAYTAVVRELKDKPVIIRTLDLGADKFDYLDDRKEGNPFLGCRSIRYCFENPSIFKIQLRAILRASVLGNVKILFPLISSLQELRRAKQIVWETMEELDKENIPFNKNIDMGIMLEVPSSVIIADTLAKECDFFSIGTNDLIQYSLAVDRNNERVAYLYCPVHPAILRLLKLAITAAEENNIPVGICGQMGSEIEYTAPLIGLGLTEFSVAPATIIPEIKKIVRSITFEKAKEIAETAYHFDDPEKTINYLRNIAIDILPEIFEGQKYP
- the rpmA gene encoding 50S ribosomal protein L27, whose product is MAHKKGQGSSKNGRDSNPQMRGVKRFGGQFVTAGSIIVRQCGTKFKPGMNVGIGRDDTLFSKIDGTVKFETRHRVSVYSKPN
- the obgE gene encoding GTPase ObgE, yielding MFVDEAVIFVKGGSGGNGCVSFRREKYVPHGGPDGGDGGKGGDVILRVSTKIDTLLDLTSRVKHIAGSGAHGKGSTKKGKNGKDLIIDLPRGTIIKDKESGRILKDMSSGGESIVIARGGRGGRGNKHFATSTNQVPRRAEKGRPGEERWLAIELKLLADVGLIGMPNAGKSTLLARISAARPKIADYPFTTLQPQLGIVEVENYRRFVVADIPGLIEGAHKGIGLGDEFLRHIERTKLLVHLLDVSPVAGANPADAYYIVRNELRQYNPSLAEKPEIVIANKMDLLDAETGIRCIQTLEEKISKPVCPVSMVTGKNVGTMTNMIVSALNEIQASTNQPVCC
- the hpf gene encoding ribosome hibernation-promoting factor, HPF/YfiA family, with amino-acid sequence MDNITIVARHLNITEAIKNYALQKANKIKKFFERILQIQITLDIGGDNGHIVEMIVSVSKGPTLVAEVSNPDMYRAIDLVVDKIEAQLKKHKGKIQSRIVRRKKPAITETEGFEGIPETE
- a CDS encoding LptF/LptG family permease produces the protein MFSRLDNYILKAFIPTFFMCLLIISGIYIVVDLLQKLGEFVEMGGDALATGTRYYMYLFPVIVFQFFPAIILVAVSIVLVRLCKNREILAMQVAGISLYRILLPIFVVTVFMSFASFGDQEWLIPKFAEKLETLRQNSFSDNIQRNLLLDDKENNALIRIWKYNNKTQNMQSVFILARYENKKKKFTISADEGRWLGDNTWLLTKVVKHIYNERGKWVAPIQQIDSMEFESAITPADIGKIKLDPSLLNFEQLKELCKNEPDNPRNRVLFHSRIAYTLTHFVLLLLGIPLVVGFERLSRNLFLRVGLCVLICGIFYAMSFVCSNLGNTGMIHPILAAWLPIVIFGTVGLLFFDMMHM
- a CDS encoding ComF family protein; the encoded protein is MAIGEYIHAFLDLFYPRSCLHCNCNLNNSYELYLCEHCKRKIPYISHSCCIRCGAILGPHITPRAKEGCAACKGKYLPFNTITSVTYYDDAMKTLIHKFKYARQKFLASVLSDILITHERLKEVVPDTDVIVPVPLHWLKQMLRGFNQSELLSQGIQRHFSKPVAINNLCRIKNTASQTQLSKNQRQRNIHNAFFINHPGSFKGKKVLLVDDVLTTGVTASECSKKLKEAGAVAVHLLILATARHPE
- a CDS encoding PTS sugar transporter subunit IIA, which gives rise to MKLTDFIVEGAIITEIKAAEKEAVIREMVCSLKDAEKINARDVENIIKSLMKREELGSTGIGKGVAVPHTKHDSVKKIMGTIARSMQGVDFNALDGEPVHLFFLLLSPNDSAGSHLAALERISTVIRDNDFRRFMREANGKEGMIEILHEVDGIQI